In Thermococcus sp., the sequence GCTCATAGCGATAGGTGAGAACGGTAAGCTCAAGCTCGACGAGAAGCACGAGGTTGAGATAACCCCGAAGGGTGGCTTCCCGCACTACGGAGTCATAAGGAGCGACTTCCTCATGATACAGGGGACCGTTCCTGGTTCCTTCAAGAGGATCGTCAGGGTCAGGCCGGCCATAAGGGCACCAAAGAAGAGACCGCCCGTTGAGAGGCCGCAGATAACCTACGTCAGTAGGGAGTCCAAGCAGTGAGGTGAGATAGATGAAGGTTAAGGTTTTCAATCTCGAAGGCGAGGCTGTTGAGGAGATCGAACTTCCCAAGGTCTTCAGCACTCCTTACAGGCCCGATCTTATTAAGAGAGCAGTCATCGCTTCGTGGACCCACAGGATACAGCCCCAAGGAAGGAGTCCCTACGCTGGCAAGAGAAGGGTCACCGAGAACATCGGAAAGGGCCATGGTATGGCGAGGGTTGAGAGGATAAAGACCTCACCGAGGTTCGCAGCGTTCGTTCCATTCGCAGTTGGTGGAAGGAGAACTCACCCGCCGAAGGTCGAGAAGATAATCTGGGAGGATATTAACAAGAAGGAACGCAGGCTTGCCATCATGAGCGCCATAGCGGCAACCGCTAACTACGACCTCGTTAAGGGGAGAGGCCATGTCGTTGACAATGTCCCGCAGGTGCCAATCATAGTCACCGACGACCTTGAAAAAATCTTCAAGACCGCCCAGACCAGGGAGATATTCAAGAAGCTCGGCGTCTGGGAGGACATCGAGAGAGCCAAGAGGAACACCAAGATCCGCGCTGGAAAGGGCAAGATGCGCGGAAGGCGCTACAAGAAGGCCAAGGGGCCACTCGTTGTCGTTGCAAAGAACGAGGGCATCGTCCAAGGAGCTAGGAACCACCCAGGTGTTGATGTGGTAACGGTTGAGAACCTTGGTGTTGAACTGCTCGCTCCGGGTACCCACCCCGGAAGGCTTACTCTCTGGACGAAGGGGGCCATAGAGAAGCTTAGGGAGATCTACGGGTGATGAGAGATGGACCCATACAAGGTTATCGTAAGGCCGGTTGTCACGGAGAAGGCCGTGGCCATTATCGAGAACGAGAACAAGCTCACCTTCATAGTAGATAAGAGGGCTACCAAGCAGGACATCAAGAGAACCGTGGAAGAGATGTTCGAGGTTAAGGTTGAGAAGGTCAACATCCTCATCACCATGTGGGGAGAGAAAAAGGCCTACGTGAAGCTCAAGCCCGAGTACAGCGCAAGTGAGGTTGCTGCCAGGATAGGATTGTTCTGAGGTGAGATGAGATGGGGAAGAGTTTGATTCAGCAGAGGAGAGGTAAGGGAACCACGACCTTTAGGGCGCCGTCCCATAGGTACAGGGGTGCCGTCAAGTACGTTCCGCTCAATCTTACCAAGGAGAAGACCCTGGTTGGAAAGGTCGTTGAGATACTCCACGACCCGGGAAGAACCGCCCCGGTAGCCCGCGTTAAGTTCGAGAACGGCACCGAGAAGCTCATCATAGCCCCAGAGGGAATCCTCGTCGGTGAGGAGATCTCGATAGGGCCGAACGCTCCGATCAAGATCGGCAACACCCTCCCGCTTGCATTGATACCGGAGGGAAGCTATGTCTACGACATCGAGGGAGTTCCAGGTGACGGAGGAAAGTATGTTAGAGCGGGCGGTGCCTACGCTCTCGTCGTTGGCAAGGAGAAAGACAAGGTCATAGTTCAACTCCCGAGCGGTGAACTCAGGCAGTTCAAGCCAACCTGCAGGGCCACCATCGGTGTGGTTGCTGGCGGGGGCAGGCTTGAGAAACCCCTCATCAAGGCAGGAAAGGCTTACTACATAGCCAAGGCTCGCAACAGGTTCTGGCCGAAGCCGAGAGGTGTTAAGATGAACGCCGTTAATCACCCGCACGGTGGTAAGGAGCATCACATTGGAAGGCCTTCAACCGTTTCGAGGAGCGCCCCGCCGGGAAGGAAGGTCGGCCACATAGCCGCGAGAAGAACTGGTAGGAGGAAGTGATGAAGATGGCGAGAAAAAAGGAGTTTAAGTACAGGGGTTACACCTTCGAGGAACTGCTCAACATGTCACTCGAGGAGTTTGCCAAGCTCCTTCCAAGCAGGCAGAGGAGGAGCCTCAAGCGCGGTCTTTCCCCGGAGCAGAAGAAGCTACTCAGGAAGATAAGGCTCGCCAAGAAGGGCAAGTATAAGAAGCCGATAAGGACCCACAGCAGGGACATGGTTGTCCTTCCGGAGATGGTTGGTATCACCATCCACATCTACAACGGGAAGGAGTTCGTTCCGATAGAGGTCAAGGAAGAGATGGTAGGTCACTACCTCGGCGAGTTCGCACTCACGAGGAAGATAGTCCAGCACGGGTCACCTGGTGTTGGTGCTACCAGGTCATCGATGTTCGTTGCTGTAAAGTGAGGTGGTGTAGATGAGCAAGGGCAGGTTTTCCTACTCATTTCAAAATTTTGACCCCGAGAGAATGGCAAGGGCGAGCGGGAGGGACCTTCGCATGTCCCCCAAGCACAGCGTCGAGCTGCTCAGGGAGATCAGGGGCATGATGCTCAACGACGCCCTTCGCTACCTCGACGACGTCATTGCTTTGAGGAGGCCGGTTCCACTCAAGAAGCACTACGACAGTCAGGGCCACAAGCCGGGCAGAGGTTTCGGTCCAGGCCGCTACCCGGTCAAGGTTGCCAAGGCCGTCAAGAAGGTTCTTTTGAACGCCAAGAACAACGCCGAGCAGAAGGGCCTCGATGCGGACAGGCTTAAGATAGTCCACGCGGCAACCCACAGCGGACCTGTTTTAAGGGGTTACATTCCGAAGGCCTTTGGAAGGGCGACACCTTTCAACGAGCAGACTACTCATATAGAGATAGTCGTCGAGGAGATTAGGAGGTGAGACTTTGGCAATCGAGAGATACTTCATCAGGGAAAATGTTAAGGAGATGCTCATCGATGAGTACCTCGAGAAGGAGCTTAGGAGAGCCGGCTACGGCGGCCTTGACATAAAGAAGACCCCACTCGGAACCAAGGTCGTCATCTTTGCCGCAAGCCCAGGCTACGTTATAGGCAGAGGTGGGAGGAGAATAAGGGAACTCACGAGAACCCTTGAGAGGGAGTTTAACCTTGAGAATCCTCAGATAGAGGTCGAGGAGATAAAGAACCCCTACCTCAACGCCAAGGTCCAGGCCGTCAGGCTCGCCCAGGCCCTCGAGAGGGGCATCCACTTCAGGAGGGCGGCCTACTCCGCCATAAGGGCCATCATGAGGAACGGTGCCAGGGGTGTAGAGATAAGGCTTAGTGGAAAGCTCACCGGTGAGAGGGCCAAGAGCGTCAGGTTCTACCAGGGCTACCTCGCCAAGGTCGGAAACCCCGCCGAGACCCTCGTCAGCAGGGGCTATGCCCAGGCTAGGCTCAAGCTCGGTGTCATTGGTGTCAAAGTCTCGATCATGCCGCCTGACGTCAAGCTCCCGGACGAGATAGAGGTCATCGACAAGGTTCAGGAAGAGGTGAACGCCAATGAAGCCGAGTGAGATTAGAGAGATGGGCCTCGATGAGATGGAGAAGAAGCTCAAGGAGCTTAGGCTTGAGCTTGCCAAGGAGAAAGGAGTGCTCACCATGGGGGCCTCAGTTGAGAACCCCATGGTCATCCGTGACCTCAGGCGCGATATCGCGCGCCTGCTTACCATAAAGAAGGAGAAGCTTAGGGAGAAAAGGTGAGGTTCGGTGCCAAGGATTGTTAACCCTCTGGATGAGATGCTCTTTAAGGAGGTCCTGAAGGAGCAGCAGAGGATACGGGTCTACATAGAGAAGGCCCGCTACGGAAAGCTGAAAACAATAATCGAGGGAATAGACGAAAAAGAGTTCGACCTAGATGAGATAGCAAAGAAACTGAAGGCGAAGCTGGCATGTGGCGGAACCGTAAAGAAAGGAAGAATAGAACTCCAAGGCGATCACCGGGACAGGATCAAGAAGTTGCTTGGAGAACTTGGGTTTTCCGAGGAACTCGTGGAGGTCGAGTGACGGCGAAGAACATCGTCTGGCACGAACTCATAGGGCTGAAAGCAAAGATTATAAGGGCATCCCATCCAGGGCTGGTTGGCATCGAGGGCTACGTCCTTGACGAGACGAGGAACACCCTCACCATCGGCGGTGAGAGGGTGTGGGTTATCCTGAAGGACGTGGTTTACCTTGAGTTTGAGGTTGGCGATAAAAGGATCCGAATCAACGGAAAAGAGCTGATTGGAAGACCCGAGATGAGACTGAAGAAGAGGTGGAGAAAATGAGAGAGATTGGATTGAAGGTTCAGCCTCCCGCTGAGAAATGTGACGATCCCCACTGTCCCTGGCATGGACACCTCAAGATCCACGGCAGGTACTTTGAGGGAGTAGTCGTCAGCGACAAGGGGAAGAAGACCATCGTCGTCGAGAGACAGTATTACCACTACCTCAAGAAGTATGAGAGGTATGAACTTAGGAGGAGCAAGGTTCATGCCCATAACCCGGAGTGCATTGACGCCAAAGTTGGCGACCGCGTCCTCATCGCGGAGACCAGACCGATAAGCAAGACCAAGAGTTGGGTCGTCGTTGCCATCACCAAGAGGGCCGGCGAGAGGTGATATAAATGGCGAAGAAGGGTGCTGGAGCAACTAGGGGAATAAGCCCAGTCAGGCCTACGAGGGCACTGCCAGTTGGCGCTTACCTCAAGGTCGCCGACAACAGCGGCGCCAAGGTCATTCAGATAATTGGTGTCGTTGGATACAAGGGCACTAGGAGAAGGCTCGCTTCGGCCGGCGTTGGCGACATGGTCATAGCTGCCGTCAAGAAGGGAAGGCCGGACATCAGGCACCAAGTCGTCAGGGCCGTTGTCGTCAGGCAGAGGAAGGAGTACAGAAGGCTCGACGGCATGCGCGTTAAGTTCGAGGACAATGCTGCAGCCATAGTCACCCCAGAGGGCGTCCCGAGGGGTACCGAGATCAGGGGTGCCATAGCCAGGGAGGCTGCCGAGAGATGGGTCAGGCTCGGTAGCATAGCGAGCATAGTGTTGTGAGGTGAGAATTATGAAACTCGATACGAAACAACCGAGGAAGCAGAGGAAGTTCCTCCACAACGCTCCCCTTCATCTTAGGGGTAAGATAATGGCCGCCACCCTAAGTTCCGAACTTAGGAGCAAGTACGGAACAAGGAGCATGCCCATCAGGGTTGGTGATAAGGTCAAGATCATGCGCGGCGACTTCAAGGGCAAGGAAGGCAAGGTCATGGAGATTGACCTTAATGGGTATGAGATTCACATAGAGGGCGTTACCCACAAGAAGACCGATGGCACCGAGGTTTACTATCCTGTTCACCCGTCGAACGTTATGATAGTTGATCTCAACCTCGACGATGAGAAGAGAGAAAAGATAATTAAGAGGAGGGCTGGCTGATGGCGCGGAAGGGAGCCAAGAGACACCTTAAGAGACTTGCCGCTCCGAATCAGTGGTACATCCATAGGAAGGAATACAAATGGGCGGTCAGGCCAAGGACTGGGCCGCACAGCATGAAGACCTCAATACCTCTGCTCTACATAGTCAGGGACTACCTTGGCTATGCGAAGACCGCCCGCGAGGCGAGGAGGATACTCAATGAGGGTAAGGTTCTCGTTGACGGCCGCGTTAGGAAGGACTACAAGTTCCCGGTCGGTATAATGGACGTCATATCCATCCCCGAGACCGGTGAGCACTACAGAGTCCTTCCGAACAGGATAGGCAAGCTCATACTCCACCCGATAACAGAGAAGGAAGCCGGGATAAAGCCGCTTAGGATAAGCAACAAGAGAATGGTCAAGAGCGCGAAGGTTCAGCTCAACCTCCACGACGGAAGTAACCACCTCGTCACCATGGATGAAAAGGACAAATACATGACCGCCTACACCGTCCTCATGAAGATTCCGGAGAGGGAGGTCATAGAGGTTCTCCCATTCGAGGTCGGTTCCTACGTCTTCGTTACACAGGGTAAGAACGTCGCGAGGAAGGGCAAGGTCGTTGAAGTCAGGCAGTTCCCAATGGGATGGCCGGACGTCGTCACCATCGAGGACGAGAACGGCGAGCTCTTCGACACCCTGAAGGAGTACGCCTTCGTCGTTGGAAAGGAGAAGCCGGAGATTTCCCTTCCGTGAGGTGAGATGAGATGCAGATCAACAGAGAGACCATACTCGCTGACTGGGAAGCTCACCCGATGAGGAGGCCTAGGATAGCTAAGCTCACCATAAACATCGGCGTCGGCGAGAGTGGTGAGAGGCTTACTAAAGCCGAGACCATGCTCGAGCAACTCGCCGGGCAGAAGCCGATAAGGAGGAGGGCCAAGCAGACCAATAGAGATTTCGGGATAAGACGCGGTGAGCCAATAGCCGTTAAGGTCACCCTCCGCGGTGAGAAGGCTAGGCAGATGCTTGACAGGCTTTTGGAGGCAGTTGACAGGAAGCTTAAGGTAAGCAACTTTGACGAGCACGGCAACTTCTGCTTTGGAATCCGGGAGCACATCAACATACCTGGCGTCGAGTACGACCCTGAGATAGGCATCTTTGGTATGGACGTCTGTGTCACCCTTGAGAGACCAGGCTATCGCGTTGCCAAGAGGAA encodes:
- the rpl4p gene encoding 50S ribosomal protein L4 produces the protein MKVKVFNLEGEAVEEIELPKVFSTPYRPDLIKRAVIASWTHRIQPQGRSPYAGKRRVTENIGKGHGMARVERIKTSPRFAAFVPFAVGGRRTHPPKVEKIIWEDINKKERRLAIMSAIAATANYDLVKGRGHVVDNVPQVPIIVTDDLEKIFKTAQTREIFKKLGVWEDIERAKRNTKIRAGKGKMRGRRYKKAKGPLVVVAKNEGIVQGARNHPGVDVVTVENLGVELLAPGTHPGRLTLWTKGAIEKLREIYG
- a CDS encoding 50S ribosomal protein L23, with the protein product MDPYKVIVRPVVTEKAVAIIENENKLTFIVDKRATKQDIKRTVEEMFEVKVEKVNILITMWGEKKAYVKLKPEYSASEVAARIGLF
- a CDS encoding 50S ribosomal protein L2, coding for MGKSLIQQRRGKGTTTFRAPSHRYRGAVKYVPLNLTKEKTLVGKVVEILHDPGRTAPVARVKFENGTEKLIIAPEGILVGEEISIGPNAPIKIGNTLPLALIPEGSYVYDIEGVPGDGGKYVRAGGAYALVVGKEKDKVIVQLPSGELRQFKPTCRATIGVVAGGGRLEKPLIKAGKAYYIAKARNRFWPKPRGVKMNAVNHPHGGKEHHIGRPSTVSRSAPPGRKVGHIAARRTGRRK
- a CDS encoding 30S ribosomal protein S19; its protein translation is MARKKEFKYRGYTFEELLNMSLEEFAKLLPSRQRRSLKRGLSPEQKKLLRKIRLAKKGKYKKPIRTHSRDMVVLPEMVGITIHIYNGKEFVPIEVKEEMVGHYLGEFALTRKIVQHGSPGVGATRSSMFVAVK
- the rplV gene encoding 50S ribosomal protein L22, which encodes MSKGRFSYSFQNFDPERMARASGRDLRMSPKHSVELLREIRGMMLNDALRYLDDVIALRRPVPLKKHYDSQGHKPGRGFGPGRYPVKVAKAVKKVLLNAKNNAEQKGLDADRLKIVHAATHSGPVLRGYIPKAFGRATPFNEQTTHIEIVVEEIRR
- a CDS encoding 30S ribosomal protein S3, with product MAIERYFIRENVKEMLIDEYLEKELRRAGYGGLDIKKTPLGTKVVIFAASPGYVIGRGGRRIRELTRTLEREFNLENPQIEVEEIKNPYLNAKVQAVRLAQALERGIHFRRAAYSAIRAIMRNGARGVEIRLSGKLTGERAKSVRFYQGYLAKVGNPAETLVSRGYAQARLKLGVIGVKVSIMPPDVKLPDEIEVIDKVQEEVNANEAE
- the rpmC gene encoding 50S ribosomal protein L29 translates to MKPSEIREMGLDEMEKKLKELRLELAKEKGVLTMGASVENPMVIRDLRRDIARLLTIKKEKLREKR
- the yciH gene encoding stress response translation initiation inhibitor YciH yields the protein MLFKEVLKEQQRIRVYIEKARYGKLKTIIEGIDEKEFDLDEIAKKLKAKLACGGTVKKGRIELQGDHRDRIKKLLGELGFSEELVEVE
- a CDS encoding ribonuclease P protein component 1 — translated: MWRNRKERKNRTPRRSPGQDQEVAWRTWVFRGTRGGRVTAKNIVWHELIGLKAKIIRASHPGLVGIEGYVLDETRNTLTIGGERVWVILKDVVYLEFEVGDKRIRINGKELIGRPEMRLKKRWRK
- a CDS encoding 30S ribosomal protein S17; this encodes MREIGLKVQPPAEKCDDPHCPWHGHLKIHGRYFEGVVVSDKGKKTIVVERQYYHYLKKYERYELRRSKVHAHNPECIDAKVGDRVLIAETRPISKTKSWVVVAITKRAGER
- a CDS encoding 50S ribosomal protein L14 produces the protein MAKKGAGATRGISPVRPTRALPVGAYLKVADNSGAKVIQIIGVVGYKGTRRRLASAGVGDMVIAAVKKGRPDIRHQVVRAVVVRQRKEYRRLDGMRVKFEDNAAAIVTPEGVPRGTEIRGAIAREAAERWVRLGSIASIVL
- the rplX gene encoding 50S ribosomal protein L24 yields the protein MKLDTKQPRKQRKFLHNAPLHLRGKIMAATLSSELRSKYGTRSMPIRVGDKVKIMRGDFKGKEGKVMEIDLNGYEIHIEGVTHKKTDGTEVYYPVHPSNVMIVDLNLDDEKREKIIKRRAG
- a CDS encoding 30S ribosomal protein S4e, encoding MARKGAKRHLKRLAAPNQWYIHRKEYKWAVRPRTGPHSMKTSIPLLYIVRDYLGYAKTAREARRILNEGKVLVDGRVRKDYKFPVGIMDVISIPETGEHYRVLPNRIGKLILHPITEKEAGIKPLRISNKRMVKSAKVQLNLHDGSNHLVTMDEKDKYMTAYTVLMKIPEREVIEVLPFEVGSYVFVTQGKNVARKGKVVEVRQFPMGWPDVVTIEDENGELFDTLKEYAFVVGKEKPEISLP
- a CDS encoding 50S ribosomal protein L5; the protein is MQINRETILADWEAHPMRRPRIAKLTINIGVGESGERLTKAETMLEQLAGQKPIRRRAKQTNRDFGIRRGEPIAVKVTLRGEKARQMLDRLLEAVDRKLKVSNFDEHGNFCFGIREHINIPGVEYDPEIGIFGMDVCVTLERPGYRVAKRKMQRKKLPTKHKLTKEEGIVFAMEEFKIQMEGL